TCCAGCCAGAGGGACAGcctgaaaaaagcaaatgagcaGATATAAAGccaggttttgttgtttttgctggtTTGTGTGTTGCCTTTTGGAGTGAAGGAGTGCTATGGGAAATCAGGAGGCTTATCTAGCTCAGAAAACAAGGACTCTTGATGCTGAGGTACAGTGACTGCCAGGGCAGAGTCCTAATGTGAAACTTTGTTGCAGTTCCTTAGTTTGGTGTTAGCTGCTGAATGGTTTATAGCAAGACCTCATGCCCCAACAGCTTGTGGCACAGCTCGGAGGTGGAGCACGTCTCCCGTTAAATGTTTCCAGCCTCTGATGTGAAGTCCTCTCATGATAGACCAGAAATGACAacaatgttaaatatttatggcTTCACTTCTCCAATTAAAAGCATGGATGGGGCTTGAATCtgaaagctgtaaataaaaacacccaAACCAGAAAATGCTGGCATGTGCACGAGGCTTCCAAATGAAGTTCTTGGGAGATTTGGtttcaaaatgtgaatttaaCTGCTGGTTTTCCGTATGGCCTTACACGTGTACCCACCTAGTTCCTGCAGCGGATAAAGACGGAAAGGCTCCTGAACAGGAGCCTAATGATGGTTTTTGTAGAAGTTTGACCCTTTGCTGCAAAGGGCTGGTAGGGATACGTGTTGACAAGATTTCCAGTTAAAATGGAAGTGAGCTGGATAGATTTGTGAAGACTATGACTCAGTTTTTGTGTAAGTGAGAAGCTGTGTGGTGGGTTAAGGTAGATTTACTGAAAGCTGGAGTAGTTTGTGTGTTGTACCCCCTGCTTTGGTGTTGCTTGTTGCATTGTCACCTCCAGACTACCTCGTGGAGCTGGGTGTGCTTAGCCATGAGTCAGACAATTTCTGGCTTCCTTTGCCCTGGTACTCAGCTTTAAATCTGGTTAACGAGAATTCAGTAGTGGAGAACAGTCAGTTTGATTTCAGCAAGGATACTGCTGCGTACCCTAAGCCcctgtttctgtgattctttatGCTAAACTTCTAAGTGATATGTTGAGGGGCCATGAGTTCATATGGAGACTAGTTTCCTTCCAGCTAGTTCAGTAAACTGTAGAAATGTGTTCTCATAAGAAATTGTGTGTTATCAAGGTTATGCAAAGAATTGACTCTTCAGTACTGCTCATGCTGTGATAAGAGCTGTACagctaacctttttttttttttcctgctaactTAGTTTCTAGAGTTGGATTTCCTAAAACCATAGTTgttctgaaaacagttttgtgaCCCGACTTCTTGCAGAAATTGCATGTGACtattttcttgttaaacttTGAAATGTTGTATAAGCAGtccttaaattatttttcttagaccTATCCTGTTAATATTTAGCCTCTTCAGATGCTATTTAATAGctgagaaataaactttttttttttctttcatagacAATGATTTGCAAGGAACAAATAGTTCAGGATCATTGGGTGGTCTTGATGTTCGTAGAAGAATCCCTATAAAGCTGATCTCAAAACAGACCAATAAAGCCAAACCTGCACCTCGGACTCCTAGGAATATGAACAGGATGCCTTCGAAGACCCAAGCTGGTGATGAAGGTAAGTAAATACTACAAACACCAGCCCTGTAGTAAGGAAGTATATTATTCTGTGGCTTTGTTCAAGACTTTGGGCAGTTTGGGCGACCTAGAATCCGAAGTTGTGTACAACTGCAAAGCAAGTTTCAAATTTCCAGGTTCTTCTGCACGATAAGGAATAAATGATGCCAATTCCCAAAGTGAATTCTTGCTGTTCTCATTATACCTTTTTGCAAAATGGGCCCAGCAGGCTGGGAATGTCGAGGCctttcttaattatttcaatATACAATGATGCAGGCACTTAGCAGCAGCTGGTGTCAGCTGGGGAAGTGTTGTAGTTGGCTTGtcttctcctctttttctttccacagaagaATTTGATTATAACGAAGAGGAGCGGTATGAATGCAAAGGAGGTGAAATGTTTGGAAATCAAAGGAGATTCCCTGGACCCATTTTCTGGGACTATAAGGTATGGTCACAGATGGAAAATCATGGACTTTTGTCTGTGaatacttcttaaaataacaGTGCTTCCCTTACTAAAAACACATTCTCTGCTTTCTCATGTTTGTGGTGTTCTTGCTGCATTCTCAGTTAATTCAGAAGTAATGTGCTGATTGATCATTGAAATAAGAAGCTTTAGTCATCTTTTTCCTacccttttctctcttctatcAGATAAACTTGCTGGGGGAGAAGGACGATACACCCGTCCATTTCTGCGATAAGTGTGGATTGCCCATCAAAACCTACGGACGCATGGTGAGTGAAACCATCAGTGGAAGCGGCAGCCATGGTTTCCCTTTAGGAACAATTAGGTATTGCTGTATCACTGTGGAGCCTCTAGAGATTGTTTATTCAGAGgtctgctgaaatcagcagcagcagattatCAGGATAGAATCAGGGCCGTACTTGCTGAAGTGTTTCGTTCTGGCTGAGTTTACTTTGCTTCTTGATTTAGTAAAGTAAGCTTGAAagtgttaaaatgaaaagctttagaacaaacaaaaccccccaaaataGGAACAAAAGTCTTTCAACTTCAGTGGTTTTCAGTCTTGTACCacttggctttaaaaataacctttttatGTCACTGGGTAATTCACAACCAAGTTAGAAAACACTTTATGTCTTTAAAACTAGTGTAACTAATGCCCTGAGATTTATATTTCTGCGTAATGTAGCAGACTTAGAGCTCTGACTTGATTGTTGATGATTGATGATGCTTTTAAGACATTCCCTGCTTGCACAAAGGCAAGTGTAATTGGGTTGCATGTATGGTTTCTGTAAAGGTTCGGTATTACTGGGAAACTTAAATTTTTACCTATACATTTTTGccaactcttaaaaaaaaaaaaaaaaaaaaaaaaaagaaaaaaacccttgCCTTCCCAAGCCCCAAACTCAAACTGTTTTTGAACTGTTCTATTCAAAGTAGACTGCTAACTGCTGCATTATATCAGTTTGTTTCATGAGTAACTTAAGTGCTTCTATTCTTAGGAATTGTGTGCTGTGGAATGATGTATCTTGTCTTGAcagagcctttttttcttctagatacCTTGCAAACATGTTTTCTGCTATGACTGTGCTATCCTACATGAGAAAAAGGGAGACAAGATGTGTCCAGGGTAAGTTCTCTTGAAATTTGTTCTTAAAGGAAATGtaggagagaaaattaaatgcctCATTTTGGATAGTGTATTATTGTTTCTTATTTATGTGCATTTAGTCGAGGTAGCAGGGTACTCTTACTGCACCACGTGATTATAGTTTCATATCTCACAGTTAATAGAGTGTAAGAGATTAATgtttatgttgctttttaatatttgtgttgATGAAGTATCACTGCTTGAGtttgaaaaggaggaaaaagctgtTTAATTACTGAGTGTAAATTTGGGTAAGTACTAAAACACCAAGGGAATTTGTGACAGAGGGTGATGCTATGTCTAAGTTTCCAACTCATgaaatttttgttatttcacaGTTGTATTTGGAGATTTACAAGtttatttaacttcaaaatcaacaaaatgtttttcattgctacagtggggggggggggaacgtgATACCTAATTTGGATCCTTATGGCAAAATGGTTGACTTTTaacaacagcaagaacaaaaacttGCAGATCATGCTCTCTGTGATGACAGTAAActaattttttcctctcactcaGCTGTAACGAACCTGTGCAGCGAATTGAGCAGTGCGTACGAGGGTCTCTCTTCATGTGTAGCATTGTTCAAGGGTGCAAGAGAACTTACCTGTCACAGAGAGACCTACAAGCTCACATCAACCACCGCCATATGAGAGCTGGAAAGCCCGTTACTCGCCCTCCACTGGAGCCCGTTCATCCTCCGATTGCCCCGCCACCCGCCGAAATTCCTGAGCGTTTCATAATGCCACCTGAGAAACATCACATGAGCCACATTCCACCAAAGCAGCACATCATGATGCCCCCGCCTCCTCTGCAGCACGTGCCCCACGAGCATTACAACCAGCCACATGAAGACATCCGTGCACCTCCGGCAGAGATGGCAATggctccgccgccgcctcgcccgGTCAGTCAGGACACCTTCCGCATCTCCACGAGGAAACACAGCAACCTGATAACTGTTCCCATTCAGGATGATTCCAATTCGGGTGCTCGAGAACCACCTCCGCCAGCCCCGGCACCCGCTCACCATCATCCCGAGTATCAGGGTCAACCAGTGGTAACGCACCCTCATCATATAATGCCTCCACAGCAACATTACGCGCCACCCcccccaccacctccaccaATAAGCCATCCTCTGCAGCatcctccccaggcagcaggcacTCCTCACATGGTGTATAGCCAAGCTCCTCCGCCACCAATgacctctgctcctcctccgATAACCCCACCACCTGGACATATAATTGCCCAGATGCCACCATACATGAATCATCCTCCTCCGGGacctccccctcctcagcacGGAGGCCCCCCCGTAAATGTAAGcgcgccccctccccaccactACAACCCTAACTCTTTGCCACAGTTCAGTGAAGATCAAGGAACTCTTAGCCCCCCTTTCACACAGCCAGGGGGGATGAGTCCAGGGATTTGGCCAGCTCCACGAGGGCCGCCTCCACCTCCAAGAATGCAAGGGCCTCCTGCTCAGGCCCCTCTTCCTGGACCACACCACCCTGATCAAGCCAGGTACAGACCCTATTACCAATGATACGAGCAGTTATGCGAATAGAGAGTGCTATGAAGAGGATAAAACTATATACAACAGCCTTTTAATTAATTGTcggggggggttgtttttttaaatactgtcatTTTGACTGTAAGACGTTTTTGGGTTTGGatctttaatgatttttaagcCTTGGATGTAGGACTCTGACTTCAGATACTCTGTAGTGCTAAAATAAGTGGCTTAGTAGACCACAGTTGCATTTTAACAGAACTTCTGTCTATAGTGTGGCTAAATTGTCCTTAAGATGAACGCTTGTAATATTACttcctggagaaaaagaacaCGTGTTGTACCATTctgaatattgtttttgttaaatcCAATGTTTAGTTTCACTTGTGATACATTTTTGTTAACCTGTGTACAATAATTAAATTGAAACATGGTTGTAAAAGTGGTGGGTTTTTATGTGAAGTCAACACAAACACGGTTCCAGGACATTGTTTTGGCACTAATGCTATCCAAATGGGAAACATAAGGGGAAATACTAAGGAAACTTTGATATTTTTACTAACATTTACTGTTACTTTTAATGAATTCAGGCTATGGTGAATTCATGACGCTAGAAATCAGACATCCAAACACTGTATTTCAGGTTTGTTGggtttgttttagtttctttttttgtctcttttaatTTGTGCGGTATCAAGACCAAGACAAATTTACCAGAAATACAGCTTTGGGCGTGACACAAAACCGGGTTATGATGTTAcggttggtggtggtggttttggggCTGGTTTTGTTTGAGAAGATTCTGTTTACGTGGACACTCCTCAGTGGTGTGAATTCAAACTATTTTGTTTACTAACAGTTGTGTTCGTGTGGAAGTGGCCGTGAGCTGGGTTGCCATGTCTGAGAGAAGCAGATTGTTGTTGGTCATGAAGTGGCATTTACCTCTGTCACTTTATAAAATCCATACAGTTGGAGAACTTCCCATTTGGTAACGTGAAAGAAAGGGTCTGAAATCCCTTATGtagatataaaaagaaaaaataaaagctacacATCCTTTATCTGTTTCAATTTTTGTGCTACATCCTTAATTGGGCAGTTaagagtcctttttttttttttaaatgtggcaATATAAGCAAGCCCTGGGGACTGTTCTGGCCCAAAATTGAGGTTTTATAAGCACACTTAAATATAAGATGTGAATGTTCTCTTTTAGTGCAGCTGGTAGCTGAGCCAGACAGTGATAAGACAGTTTTGAATGTTTGCCTTTGTGTTTCCAATCAATGTTAGtgctgaactttttttctttttctccaaaatgtcGCGTTTCTGGTAGTGGTGATGTTAGATGGAGAAATCCTGTGTGTTCTTTTTTAAGGTTTGTAATTTCCTGCTGTtctcagaaaaatctgaattctCTTTAAAACTTCACTCTATTTTGTAACtcttattttcctgcttcatAATTTAGTTTATCAAAGAGCTCTGGCAGTACAACATTCCAAATTGTGTAGTTCTGTCTCaaccatgtattttttaattacccGAGCAAGCGTTCTCTaaatttgctctgtttttgaCTGACGTTGATTTCCTTGCGACCACGGGCAAATCTTTTAGTCAACCTTTCAAACAAATACAGCTGCATGACGCCTCCTTAGAGACATGCAAATAAGTTCTGGGATGTACAATGAATTCTGGGGTATGCAAATGGCTGGTAAGTGTCAGCTGGTGGAAAGTCTGCTTAGCTGTGATGGGCCTGTTTCAGACAGAGTTCTTTGGTTTGGCTTCTGTGCAGAAtaagtcattttaaataaaacactggcAAAGAAAAAGGTTGGTTGTGGTATTGTGCTGCCGTACGCGGTTGGTTGATGACTGAGTGCTTCAGTGTGCGTGAAGGAGAAAATGACTGCCagcattattttgtttcagtaattcATAATAAATGCACGAGGAGCCTTTAAGCTCTCCCTTTTCTCATTGCTATTAGGAGGTCGTTTGGGGCAAATTTGGATTACAGCATATAACTTCATCGAGGAGGAAATCCCCAGGTCTGAAGTGACTAACGCTCCTCAACTCCGGAAAGCCAAACTGACAGCTAGCAGACCTTTTCTGGAGAGACTTGCTGATGGCTCCTGGCACCGGCTGCGTGTTGTTAGGCGTGATGCATGACTTATTCAGGTACCATGTGGCACGCTTCTGtgcagggttaaaccacaacacagggCGGTGCGCCAGCATCACCAGCGTgctctgttttgcaaaataagGCATTCTGAAATCAGCTATTGCCTCTCATATGGGGGTGATGAGGAAGTAACCCAACTCTTCATCATGCTAGTTCTTAGAAATCAGGTATCTTTGTTAAATATCGCCTAGTCTGTTGGGAAGCAGATGAAGGTTTTGAAGGTTTCATACCTATGTCCATCActgtatgtttgtttatttatttatttaaagctattGATGAAGTGCTTCTCTGAAAATCCTGTGAAAATCctctgaaaaacaatttaacTTTAGTTGGTTAAGGGACAGGAGCAGCCCTTGCTCCATCAAAAAGCGCAGAAGATAAATGTACGTCACCATAGAAATTGTTTGAGAATTTGGGGGGGTTGTTTATAGTTGAGGCAACGATGACTTTGTGCTTGCTGAATAATGACCCCAAAATATTACTAAAATTATGATTACCCAAAAAATCAGTGTGATCCCTTGAATTGTTTAATGCATCAAAAGTCTTTGTGGTTGAGAAGTTACTGAAAATCATCTCCTGTAGATAGGATTTGGACTTGGGTCAAACTTCTGTGTATTTCTTGTATTGGAAGACctaaatgtgttttatgtttaCATCCTGAAGTCTTAAGTTTACCTACATAGCCAAGGGTACCATTgatactttcatttttacaaaGTTAAGAGATTTTTGCATTGGTTGAAACATTACATTTACAATTGtctttgtttatgtttttctttggagttttaagttatttttaaaccactGGTAGTTTCAGTGTGCAGTTCAGGAATGCCGTATGTTGTATATCACTGGATGACTAACAGTCTCTGAAATGGTGCGAAGTACTTCTGAATTCTTTGGATTCCTAGTTGGGTCTTCCTTTAAAGACATACATTGAATCGAGCTGGTTTTATTCTGAATGATTATCCCTGGCAGTGGCAGCGATCTCCCTCCTGAGGTATTGCCAAGCAGCTCTTGGGTTTTAAGAGACCTCTGACAACATTAAAATCTTAGAGTAAGATCCTCCAATAGTGCCATTTAAGGGAATGAAAAAGAGTTTGATGATAGTTTGTGTTCACAATGGAATGAATTAAAGGACACAAACAGATGGCCTGAAGGCATCTGTGGTTTAAAATTTATCTTCAAGTTCATCTCTAATTTCGCTTAAAGGATCGCCTGCAACCGTGCATGCTTCACAACAAGCAGCTAATTGCACGAACAAGTACTTTATTCGGGTTTGGAGAATGCTATGAACATAAGGATTGGGTGCTTGCATGCGGTGAGTGACGTGTAAgtgctatttttcttgttcatttaaaaaagaaaaattatgtcCTAGATCTAATCCGGGAGAGTGAGAAGTCCATAGTGGGTGGAGTGTTCACTCCTTTGTGTTTATGGCTGTCAAGGGAGAGTCAGGTTGAGTTAGTTAGAAAATAACGTGGAAGTAATTCATATTCATTTCATGTTGGACTTTGCACACATAGCAATGGAGTAAACTTGTCTGTCTTCTGTCTTATGTAAAGTCAAGTGCTCTCAGAAGCAAACTTGTGGATACGCTTTCTCTGTGGATCGAGTCAGAGTCTCTcttcttaaaatgctttctgctctgtAAAACTCGGGTctgattttgttcattttcatctcGACTCTacatttctaaaggaaataGTATTACACAAGTTGTATTTTCACTGGTTTTTACTTTATGTTAAAAACAATTCTTAGCAACAGCGAATTCATCTTCGTATGGAAATGGTGCCCTCAACTGGTTCTTCACTGGGTTCGGGTGTGTTATATTCACACTGATAGTTCATAATGCTCagtttgtaaaacaaaatagctgcttttttttgggGTAACATGAATGAGAATAATGAAGATTAAAGCTCCTCTTAGTCTTGACTTAGCCAGAAGACACGGTGACTTCAGAAGCTTTTCCTACTCTGAACTGTATTTGCTTGTTCTCTGAATGTGGGGCATTATTATCAGTTTTGATTTGGTTTTTGAGTGTAAGAGATTAACAGAGATTAAAAGAATCCAGCGTGCATCCTGAAAGATGTGGGTGGACTAGCAGCAGGAAGCTGTTAGATGGGCTCAGTCATCTGGATGCTGTTATCAGTGAGTGCTGACGGGACTTGGAAGTATAACACGCTTCTGTGAATGGACAGAGGGATCATTTGTGTTCAGAAACAGGCAGGAATGCCTCCATTTCTGTATGGTAGTGTTTGGTAGTAGAACTGCGGCTTAAATGACTAAGgcaaaagaacaacaagaaaagtgattttaaatagACGTGAATGCGTTCCAGCCTACCgtgttttattcagttttgtttgtgaaaAACAATGCCTGAGCACAGCTCCAAAATCACTTACGGTGGATGATTTCCTACACTAAATCAAATTACTGAGTGCTAATGAGAGCTCCTGCGCTTGTTCCTAGGCATTCCTGGGTCAGGTAAATTTTCAGGCGTTTTCTTAGGAAGCGTAGAGGAGCAAATGTAGAAAGAGGAGCGCGAGAAGCTATATGTCTACATTTGACACAGGGATGAGGAGTGGAGATGTatctgatgtttcttttctaatAGCATTTACAGatactttttcctgtttccaaaCTATGAACTTCGTTAGAAATTGAGAACAATACGGGCTTACATGTTACAAAACTCTCTTCATCGGTCCCCCAGACCTCGAATAACTGAATGACTTTgattttggttttttttttttccatgtttcacaCAAGCGCTTCTGCATTACGAAGTGAAAACCAGGCCTGAGAATAGGCTTGAGCATCTCAGGCCCTTtggcttctgtatttttcaccCCCTTGTAGGTGCTAAGCTGGCTGTTACGAAGTTACCAAGCATCTGCACTGTGCTGTAGGCTCAGGATATGTGCTAACTGATCGATGATAGCAGCCAGCTCTCCAAAGAGCAAGCAGGTATGAAATTTGCCTTTTAGTTTAATATTGaataaaggattaaaaatcACTGACTGTATTGCTCTGACCAAGCAGCAACTGCTGAGTAGAAGAGCAAGCTCTGGGTTTTCAAAGGTCCCCATGTCAGAAACAGGCCGGTAAATCTGCATCACCACCCCATCCCACGGCAGAGCAAGACTCTGTGCTGCAGTCTGCATGAGGGTAAGCTACCAGGAGAAACGTTAGTGCTACgagagaaacagaaagttgAATTCAGAagtaaccagaaaaaaaaaaaatcacagaaataactAGAAATcacaaaacatcagaaatacagTGCTGTTGTCAGCACAAGAAATGAGCAGGGTGGTCAAGAAGATGCCAAGTATTAGGAACAAGTGAGGTGGGAGTGCAAGGCTCTCTGGTTAAGGCTGTCTGGGTCTCGCATCCATTTTAGAAATGGTGAATAGTTTTGGAAGGGGAAATTATGCTCTGCTGAATCCTAGTTCTATATCTGGTAGAAATCAGAAGGCTTGAACTAGTTTTGTTGAGGATACTTGGGTAGCAAGTGAAGTACACTatgacattttgatttttccagtTTGCATACTACGCAGGGCATTGTGAACATCATGAGAGtcattagttttaaaattaattgtttgGAGGAGTGCaactgagaatattttttcttaagctgaGGCCTGTCAGTACACCCAATGGTTTTGAAGAGAAATACGTGGTGTCTGGTGTCTTACTTACCCTTTTCTTGCTTCCACCAGACCGACTTGTGTACACTAGTAATGTGTGTCCGA
The nucleotide sequence above comes from Oxyura jamaicensis isolate SHBP4307 breed ruddy duck chromosome 1, BPBGC_Ojam_1.0, whole genome shotgun sequence. Encoded proteins:
- the CBLL1 gene encoding E3 ubiquitin-protein ligase Hakai; the protein is MAHTDNDLQGTNSSGSLGGLDVRRRIPIKLISKQTNKAKPAPRTPRNMNRMPSKTQAGDEEEFDYNEEERYECKGGEMFGNQRRFPGPIFWDYKINLLGEKDDTPVHFCDKCGLPIKTYGRMIPCKHVFCYDCAILHEKKGDKMCPGCNEPVQRIEQCVRGSLFMCSIVQGCKRTYLSQRDLQAHINHRHMRAGKPVTRPPLEPVHPPIAPPPAEIPERFIMPPEKHHMSHIPPKQHIMMPPPPLQHVPHEHYNQPHEDIRAPPAEMAMAPPPPRPVSQDTFRISTRKHSNLITVPIQDDSNSGAREPPPPAPAPAHHHPEYQGQPVVTHPHHIMPPQQHYAPPPPPPPPISHPLQHPPQAAGTPHMVYSQAPPPPMTSAPPPITPPPGHIIAQMPPYMNHPPPGPPPPQHGGPPVNVSAPPPHHYNPNSLPQFSEDQGTLSPPFTQPGGMSPGIWPAPRGPPPPPRMQGPPAQAPLPGPHHPDQARYRPYYQ